The DNA region TTTCGGGCGGCCAAAGTGACTGGCGAGAATAACTTTTGCACCCTTAGAAGTCAGATCCTGAATGGTGGGCAGAGCGGCCCGAATCCGGGTGTCATCCGTGATGTTGCCCTGATCATCCAGGGGCACGTTGAAATCAACCCGAACCAGAACCCGCTTCCCAGATAAGTCGGCAGACGATAAGTTTGCTACGGTCTTCTTGGACACCGAAACCTCCTGAATGAGTCTTTTTACCTATTCATATTTTTTCACATTTTGTCATTTCTCATTGACCTGATTTGACTTTTGTGACAAAGCGGCTCAGGGAAGGGAAGGTCTGGAAGATGATAGAGATAGAGGGTGGGTGGGTGTGATGAGGGGTGAGATAATGGATAGAAGGGTAGAGATGTTTGGGTAAAACGTCTTTCAGGGGATGATCAGAGAGAGAACTGGAGATCAACAGTATGTTTGAAACGGTTTTATTTTCGATTGACCAAAGCCGGGAGTCCCGCCAGGCGGCTGAAACAGTAGCGAATCTGGTCAAAATTCACAATAGCCGTTTGGTGATTTTGTCTGTTGTTGAGACTCACGAAGAGGGTGAGGGTGAGGCCGCACCGACGATCGAGCGCAAGTCTTCTCCGGAGGCGATCGCAGAACTGCTGGAAAGTGCGAAGGCGCTCTTCTCTCAACAAGGGATTGAAGCGGAAACGATCGAGCGGCAAGGGAAGCCTGCCTTTACAATTTGTGATGTGGCTGACGAAATTGCAGCCGATTTAATTATCATGGGCTGCCGAGGCATTGGCCTCACGGATGAGGGAGCGGCTGATAGTGTCACCAACCGCGTCATTAACCTTTCACCCTGCCCAGTGTTGATTGTGCCGTAGGGCATGAAGCGGCTTGATTGTTGCATCCTCCAGTGGTTCCCCATCGGTACGGGCATCTTTGAGCAGCGGCAACCGTACTGTAAAGGTTGCTCCCTGATCTGCTCCTGGACTGCTGGCCTGCACACTCCCCCCGTGCAATTCCACAATATGCCGGACGATCGCCAAGCCCAACCCCAACCCACCAAACTGACGGGTAATGGCTCCATCTTCCTGCCGAAAATATTCAAACAGATGCGGTAGAAAATCCGGTGCAATGCCTTTGCCAGTGTCGGTAACGGTGATCTGGGCATAGTCTGTCTGTTGTTCCTGGTCATTCGTCGTTGGCAAAGAATGAAGGACCAAGGACAACGTAACTTCTACCCGTCCGCCGTTGGGAGTGAACTTCACGGCATTGGATAACAGGTTCCAGACGACTTGTTGCAGACGGTTGGGATCGCCAAGTACCTGAAATTTGGGATTGGGACTGTCAGAGTTTGGAGTTTGAAGTTTGGAGTTTGGACTGATGTTGCCTCTGTCCGATAAAACTGCTGTGGAGATGGGTTGGGAGGTGCAGTGTTGGTTTGCGTCACAGATGGTGAATTGGATTTGGATATTTTTTGTCTCTGCAGCCAGATGGACAGTTTCGATCGCTGCTTCAATAATGGGAATTAACTGAACGGAAGCTACATTCAGGCTCATCTTGCCCTGCAAAATACGGGATAAGTCTAATAAATCTTCAATGAGTTCCGTTTGCAATTTGGCGTTGCGTTCGATCGTGTCCAGAGCATAAGCCATAGTACGAGCATCCAACTTACGGCTACGCAGGAGTTTTGACCAGCCGAGAATGGGATTCAGGGGCGATCGCAACTCGTGGGATAACACGGCCAGAAATTCGTCTTTGATCCGGTTGGCGGCTTCAGCCTGGGTACGGGAGCTTGTTCGGCAGCATACAGGCGGGTGGCTTCTTGATTGACATAGGTAAACCGCCAGTCCCGATCGAGGGCGACAAACGCATCTGTAATACTTTCTAAAATATTGAAAACCTGTTGCTGAATGGATTCCGTTTCACTACCGGGAATGGGGCTGATGCTATACCAGCCGACATCCGGACGCGTTGATTTTTCGCTAAACGATCGCGAGTCGGATTCTATGTCTCCTTTGCCATCAAATAAGTTATGTTCCCCGATCCCCATAGCACCCTCATTCGCTGCTGTTCTCTACCTCTGATTCAACC from Leptodesmis sichuanensis A121 includes:
- a CDS encoding universal stress protein, translating into MFETVLFSIDQSRESRQAAETVANLVKIHNSRLVILSVVETHEEGEGEAAPTIERKSSPEAIAELLESAKALFSQQGIEAETIERQGKPAFTICDVADEIAADLIIMGCRGIGLTDEGAADSVTNRVINLSPCPVLIVP
- a CDS encoding PAS domain-containing protein, translated to MGIGEHNLFDGKGDIESDSRSFSEKSTRPDVGWYSISPIPGSETESIQQQVFNILESITDAFVALDRDWRFTYVNQEATRLYAAEQAPVPRLKPPTGSKTNFWPCYPTSCDRP